The Haloterrigena turkmenica DSM 5511 genome includes the window TTAATACCGTGGTTTTCCTCTGTTTCGTTTGCATCAACTGGACTCGGACCAGGGAGGCGAACGAGTGGGAGACCCTATTCGCCCCATCTACTGCGTGATATTCCTGCTTTCGGGTCCGAATTCCACTCGAAACGAGGGGGTATGTGTACGACGGATGTCAGACGACGATTCAGAACGGACGAGAGCAGATGAGGTCGAGCAGGTGGATACTGACGAGACCGGCGGGTTCTCGAGTTTCGACGGGTCCGAGCTCGCCGACGAGGAGCCGAGCCAGGGGCTGTTCGACGACCTGCTCAGCGGCGAACCGATCTTCGAGAACAAGGAGGTCCTGCGACCGTCCTACACGCCACACGAACTCCCCCATCGGAGCGATCAGATCAACAAGATGGCGACGATTCTCGTCGCTGCGCTCCGCGGCGAAACGCCGTCGAACATCCTCATCTACGGCAAGACCGGAACCGGCAAGACCGCCAGCGCGAAGTTCGTCAGCAAGGAACTCGAGAGCACCTCCCAGAAGTACAGCGTGCCGTGTGACGTCGAGTACATCAACTGCGAGGTCACCGACACCCAGTACCGCGTGCTCGCGCAGCTGGCCAACAAGTTCATCGAGAAGAACGAAGCCCGGATCGACGACCGGATCGACGACCTCGAGTCGCTGCTTGAGGCCGTAGACGAGTACGAGGCCACCAGCGCGGACGCGGACGCCGCCGTTCGATCCGAAATCGAGGGCGACCGCGTCGACGAGGACGATCCGTTCGAATCGGTACTTCCGGACGACGACGAATCGGCTTCGACTGGAACCGAAACCGGCCCGGCCTCTGACGAATCTCCACTCGAAACGGAGGGGTCTTCGAACGAAGCAGGCGGTCCGTCGAACGCGGCTATCGACGACTCGGACCCGACCAGGCGGAACGACCCGAATCGACTACCGGCCGACGGCGACGCACAACGGCCTGACGACGACTTCAACCGCGAGGCTACCGATCTCGACCGAAGCGACACTGGCTCGAGCGACGGCCGATCCGATGACGGCTCGCCGAACCACCCCCTCGCCTCGACGCCGTTCGATTCCCGGGAGGGCGTCGAGGCCGAAATCGAGTCCCTCGAGGCGGACAAGGAGTCCTTCGAGGAGGTCCCGATGACCGGCTGGCCGACCGACCGCGTCTACAGCGTCTTCTTCGACGCCGTCGACTACGACGAGCGGGTCGTCGTCATCATGTTAGACGAGATCGACAAGCTCGTCGAGAAGAGCGGCGACGACACGCTCTACAACCTCTCGCGGATGAACTCCGAACTCGAGAACTCCCGCGTGTCGATCATCGGTATCTCGAACGACCTGAAGTTCACCGACTTCCTCGATCCACGCGTCAAGTCCTCGCTGGGCGAGGAGGAGATCGTCTTCCCGCCCTACGACGCCAACCAGCTGCGGGATATCTTAGAGCACCGCTCGGAGGTCGCGTTCAAGGGCGGCGCCCTCTCCGAGGACGTCATCCCGCTGTGTGCGGCCTTCGCGGCCCAGGAACACGGAGACGCGCGTCGCGCGTTGGACCTCCTCCGGACCGCGGGCGAACTCGCCGAGCGCTCCCAGGCCGAGACGATCGTCGAGGAACACGTCCGCGAGGCCCAGGACAAGATCGAACTCGACCGCGTCGTCGAGGTCGTTCGCACGCTGCCCACGCAGTCGAAACTCGTCCTCTTCGCGATCATCTTACTCGAGAAAAACGGCGTCCACAGCATCAACACGGGCGAGGTGTTCAACATCTACAAGCGCCTCTGCGAGGAGATCGACGCCGACGTCCTCACCCAGCGTCGCGTGACGGACCTCATCAGCGAACTCGACATGCTCGGGATCGTCAACGCCGTCGTCGTCTCGAAGGGCCGCTACGGCCGCACCAAGGAGATCAGCCTCTCCGTGCCGCTCGAGGAGACGGAGGCCGTCCTCCTCTCGGATTCTCGGCTTTCCGATATCGACGACGTCCAGCCGTTCGTCCAGGCGCGGTTCGAGAACTGATCGCGTCCTCGCGTCGGGACTCGCCGATTACATCGAAATTCGCCGAGATCGGTTCTCGAGTCGAAACCGATCTCTATCGGGGTTCGAACGGCGCGAGAATGTTCGAGACGGCGCCGGGAAGCAACGACGCATCGATATACCTCGAGTCACTTCCTCTCCACATGAACCGACGGGCGGTCATCGCCGGGGCGGGATCGGCGACGCTCCTCGCACTCGCCGGTTGCGTCTTCGTCGACGGCAAGGTCGAAGCCGATCGGGGCGACATCGCGGTCGTCATCGACGGCGAGCCGATCGACCTCTCCGCGGATCGCTTCCAGTCCGAACACGTCGAGAACGACTCGATCGAGTTCCACCTTCACGAGGACACCGACGACTGGTTCATGGAGGGCGAGGAGCCGGTCACGTTCGCCGAGGGGATCGATCTCCTCCCTCACTTCGCGTACGCCCAGCGGGACGGCGCCCACGTCGTGACCATCGACGGAACGACGTACGATGGAAGCGAGTCGGGGACGGAACTGGTCTTCCTCGTCGACGACGACCCGATCGATCCGACCGACTACGTGGTCAGCGACGGCGACGATCTTCGCCTCGAGATCACGACTGACGCGGACGTGGGCGACGAGTAACTGATGGGACCGTGTCTGAGCGATCAGCGTGTTCTGCTGTCCGTAGCGTGCTCCGCTTCCGTACATGCTCTGTTATCGTGGCAACGGGGAATGCCACACCCTCCCCAGCCGATTCGCTCACTCCCAGCGGTCGTTCGCTCATCCCTCGCGCGCTGTCATCGTCCGCCCTCACTGTCGTTCGGACGGCCAACAGCGCGCGCCACCGAGGGCTGAGTTCTCGGTTCGACGTCCGCTGTTTCAGCCGGACAGCTAGTAGTCGGCCTCGAGTCGCCCGTTGAGATCAGAAACGTGAGAATGGCGTTTCCTGTATCCCGCTGTCAATCGGTGGGGCCGTAGATCAGTTCCGCCGTCGACCGATAGCCGTAACGGCACCGCCCCCGCAGGCCGCGAGACCGGTCGCGCCGGCGAGAGCGGCCGGGCTGACGGGTGCGTCCGGAGTAGCGGGACTCGAGGCGCCGTCGATGGCCGGCCCCGGCGACGGGGCGAGGATACCGCCGAGGAGTTTGTCGAAGGTCAGGCGGATGTTGCCGAGCCACGGGACCCGGAACATCGCTTTGCCGGTGACCCACTCGGATTTGACGACGGTCGTCGTCGCGCCCCCTGCAATCTGATCGTAGTTGCTGTTCGCATCACCTTTCGTGACGAACCCGTCGTGGGGTGCCGGACAGGTAGTGATGTCCTCGCAGGTGATGTCGCCAGCGATATCCTCGTTGGCCTTGGTCTCGACCCAGTTCTCGCCCTCTTCGACCCTGAAGTGGGCGCGATGGATGATCGGCGTCCGCCGCTCGTTTCCGTTGGGCTGGAAGACGATCACGTCGCCGGGATTGTTGAACTTCTCGTAGCCGCTTTCCTGTCCGCTCTCGAGGGTGACCACGCCGGTGCCGGCGACGGCGCCGTCGCCGACGAACCGCTCGTCCTCGGCGACGAAGATCAGATCACCGGTCTTCATGTTCGGGGTCATACTGGGGCTTTCGACGGCGACCAGCGGCGGCCAGACGCCGCTGACGCCGAACAGTATCAGGCCGATGACGGCGACGATCGCGACGCTGCTGAGCACGTCGCGGACGAAGAGGACGTTCTCGTCGTCGGATCGGAGAAACCAGCGAACGACGCCGTCGTCCTCGATCGTCACGCCGTCGTCGGACGCCGTCGTCGCCGCGGCCGAGCCGTCCCGTCTCGAGTTGGGGTCGGCGGCTGCGTCTCGATCCCCGCGATATCGTTCCCGATCGTCGGGACGGTTAGAATCGGGGGTATCGTCGGGGTCGTCGGAGACGTCACCGGGGCTAGAACCGCTCATCGTCACCCGTTTCGCTGGGCCGTCCAATCAATTTTCTGCTCCGGCGTGTGGCGTCGAATCCCGTCCCCGCTCGCGGAACGCGCCCGTCGTATCCTGCCATTGTGCGAGAATCGTCGGTCTCGGGAATAATGGTACTGGTGGCGGGCTCCCCGCTCCCCCGTCGCAACGTACCCCGGTCGAGGACGCCGATTACGGTACCCTTTTCTCGTCGCTCGCGAATGCGACGCGTGTGCCACTCGAGGCGTCGGCCCGGATCGTCAGCGAACTCACCAGCCGCGGCTACAACGCCGAGCGCGAGGCCGTGACCAAACTCGCGTCGGCCGAGAACCCG containing:
- a CDS encoding S26 family signal peptidase: MSGSSPGDVSDDPDDTPDSNRPDDRERYRGDRDAAADPNSRRDGSAAATTASDDGVTIEDDGVVRWFLRSDDENVLFVRDVLSSVAIVAVIGLILFGVSGVWPPLVAVESPSMTPNMKTGDLIFVAEDERFVGDGAVAGTGVVTLESGQESGYEKFNNPGDVIVFQPNGNERRTPIIHRAHFRVEEGENWVETKANEDIAGDITCEDITTCPAPHDGFVTKGDANSNYDQIAGGATTTVVKSEWVTGKAMFRVPWLGNIRLTFDKLLGGILAPSPGPAIDGASSPATPDAPVSPAALAGATGLAACGGGAVTAIGRRRN
- a CDS encoding ORC1-type DNA replication protein, which encodes MSDDDSERTRADEVEQVDTDETGGFSSFDGSELADEEPSQGLFDDLLSGEPIFENKEVLRPSYTPHELPHRSDQINKMATILVAALRGETPSNILIYGKTGTGKTASAKFVSKELESTSQKYSVPCDVEYINCEVTDTQYRVLAQLANKFIEKNEARIDDRIDDLESLLEAVDEYEATSADADAAVRSEIEGDRVDEDDPFESVLPDDDESASTGTETGPASDESPLETEGSSNEAGGPSNAAIDDSDPTRRNDPNRLPADGDAQRPDDDFNREATDLDRSDTGSSDGRSDDGSPNHPLASTPFDSREGVEAEIESLEADKESFEEVPMTGWPTDRVYSVFFDAVDYDERVVVIMLDEIDKLVEKSGDDTLYNLSRMNSELENSRVSIIGISNDLKFTDFLDPRVKSSLGEEEIVFPPYDANQLRDILEHRSEVAFKGGALSEDVIPLCAAFAAQEHGDARRALDLLRTAGELAERSQAETIVEEHVREAQDKIELDRVVEVVRTLPTQSKLVLFAIILLEKNGVHSINTGEVFNIYKRLCEEIDADVLTQRRVTDLISELDMLGIVNAVVVSKGRYGRTKEISLSVPLEETEAVLLSDSRLSDIDDVQPFVQARFEN